From one Anaerolineae bacterium genomic stretch:
- a CDS encoding VWA domain-containing protein: MSIEERLVEFVVGLRAAGVRVSVAETADSFQAVREIGVMERDAFRSALRTTLIKEPADIPVFERLFPLYFGLDAPPMLPATEQMTSEQLEQLRQALESLPRQLADLLRRLLRGERLNPREMASLRAQLESRHAGNGHSDLRQQELQEMMSRLSQALMSRLAQLLSWLLSGQGPTREELEQIGQEVGLQRATHPYQQPWLTQRMLRAMGMDQLARLLEELLRELAEAGVEPETLQQLAETIQGNAEALSEQVSQFVGATIARQAAEQRPPPVQIADLMQRPFQSLSPREAEVLREQVRRLAARLRSRASLRHRRGKIGLLDPKATIRANLRYGGVPMEIRHRRRHLKPKLVLICDVSTSVRPVVEFLLHLVYELQDQVARARSFAFIDDIEEITHDFAEFRPEVAIKQVLERMPPGYYNTDLGFSLYHFCQEFLDAVDHRTTVIVVGDARNNFNPPRLDAFETIRRRAKRVIWFNPEPPVLWGTGDSDMYEYLPFCDAVHEVSNLAQLTEAVDRLLTA; this comes from the coding sequence GTGAGTATAGAAGAGAGACTGGTTGAGTTCGTGGTGGGCTTGCGCGCCGCCGGCGTCCGGGTCTCCGTAGCGGAGACCGCCGATAGCTTTCAGGCTGTGAGGGAGATCGGCGTGATGGAGCGCGACGCGTTTCGTTCGGCGCTGCGCACTACCCTCATCAAAGAGCCGGCCGACATCCCCGTCTTCGAGCGGCTGTTCCCGCTCTACTTCGGGCTCGACGCCCCACCGATGTTGCCGGCCACGGAGCAGATGACCTCTGAACAACTTGAGCAGCTCAGACAGGCCCTGGAATCGTTGCCACGACAGCTGGCCGACCTATTGCGGCGGCTGTTGCGCGGGGAAAGGCTAAATCCGCGCGAGATGGCCAGCCTGCGCGCGCAGTTGGAATCCAGACACGCCGGAAACGGGCATTCAGACCTGCGTCAGCAGGAGCTGCAAGAGATGATGAGCCGCCTTTCCCAGGCGCTGATGAGCCGGCTGGCCCAGTTGCTGAGCTGGCTGCTCTCCGGCCAGGGGCCCACCCGTGAGGAGCTGGAGCAGATCGGACAGGAGGTGGGGCTACAGCGTGCCACCCACCCGTATCAACAGCCATGGCTGACCCAGCGCATGTTGCGGGCGATGGGGATGGATCAGCTGGCCAGGCTGCTTGAGGAGCTGCTTCGCGAGCTGGCCGAAGCGGGGGTAGAGCCCGAGACGTTGCAGCAGTTGGCAGAGACGATCCAGGGCAACGCCGAAGCTTTAAGTGAGCAGGTGAGCCAATTCGTCGGCGCGACCATCGCCCGGCAGGCGGCTGAGCAGCGTCCGCCGCCAGTGCAGATCGCCGACCTCATGCAACGCCCGTTCCAATCGCTCAGCCCGCGCGAGGCGGAGGTGTTGCGAGAGCAAGTACGGCGGCTAGCGGCGCGCTTGCGCAGCCGGGCCTCTCTGCGCCATCGCCGCGGCAAGATAGGGCTGTTGGATCCGAAAGCCACCATCCGCGCTAACCTGCGTTACGGCGGTGTGCCCATGGAGATCCGCCACCGTCGAAGGCACTTGAAGCCCAAGCTCGTCCTCATCTGCGATGTCTCCACTTCCGTGCGCCCAGTGGTCGAGTTTCTTCTACACCTAGTCTATGAGCTGCAGGACCAGGTAGCGCGGGCGCGCAGCTTCGCCTTTATTGACGATATTGAAGAGATCACGCACGATTTTGCCGAGTTCCGGCCTGAGGTTGCTATCAAACAGGTATTGGAACGGATGCCACCCGGCTACTACAATACTGACCTCGGCTTCTCCTTGTACCATTTCTGCCAGGAGTTCCTGGACGCAGTGGACCATCGCACCACTGTGATCGTAGTGGGTGATGCCCGTAACAACTTCAACCCGCCGCGTTTGGACGCCTTTGAGACGATCCGCCGCCGCGCCAAGCGGGTGATCTGGTTTAATCCGGAGCCCCCGGTGCTGTGGGGCACCGGCGACAGTGACATGTACGAGTATTTGCCCTTCTGCGATGCCGTCCACGAGGTGAGCAATTTGGCGCAATTGACGGAGGCTGTGGATCGGCTGTTGACAGCCTGA